The following proteins come from a genomic window of Suricata suricatta isolate VVHF042 chromosome 5, meerkat_22Aug2017_6uvM2_HiC, whole genome shotgun sequence:
- the SMIM11A gene encoding small integral membrane protein 11A — MNWKVLERVPLLLYILAAKTLILCLAFAGVKIYQRKRLEAKLEAEKKKQSEKKDN; from the coding sequence gTCCTTGAACGCGTGCCCCTGCTGCTGTATATCTTGGCAGCAAAAACCTTAATTCTCTGTCTGGCATTTGCTGGCGTCAAAATCTACCAACGGAAAAGATTAGAAGCAAAActagaagctgaaaagaagaagcAGTCAGAGAAGAAAGATAACTAG